The Puniceicoccaceae bacterium genomic sequence GTCGCTCGAAAAGACCATCCGCCAGACGCGCGGTGTCGTTGTCGAAACCGCCTGGGCCAACATGCGCAAATACAACGAGCTCTACGTGAAATTTGGCAATCTCAATAAGCTGCTCGCCTGGTTTCACGCCAGGGCACTCGAAGCTGCGCTGGACAAAAAAAGGGTGCCGTGGGGCCTGCTCGATCAATTTTCAAAACAACCCATCACCAAGGGTTTTCTCAAGACTCATAAAACGTTTGACCTGCGACAGCGCACCAAGGCGGAGTCCGATCCCGTCGTGGCCGCCGCATCGATCGTGGCCCGTGCCCAGTACGTGCGCGCCGTTCGCAAGCTCGAGGAGCAGGCGGGCATCTCCATCCCCAAGGGTTCGGGTTCCCCGGCGAAGAACGCACTCATCGAACTGGCCTCCAAGCTGGGACCCGAATGCGCACCCGATTTTGTAAAGCTGCATTTCAAAACAGCGACGGAAGCCATTGGGGCACTCAAGTGAATCCGTATTCCTATCCAGACAAAACCACACAATACGCTCAAGAATGTGCATTCCGACAAGGTTCTTGCAATCAGAACACACACGGAAGCGTTTCAGAGCATGAACGCGTTATTCACATTTTTCCGACACAATGACGTTGTATTCCAATGGGCTTGAATTTACATACTGAAGCATGGACGACCAAGATTTGCTCCAATCGGGGTTCCGGTATGCATATTCACTCTGCAATGACTACCATGACGCAGAGGATTATGTGCAGCAGGCTTGGTTCAAACTTCACCGGAAGTATGGAAAAGTAGAAACGAAAGCGTTGCTGTTCAAAACGATCCGAAATTTGCGAATGGATCGCTTGAGGCGCGACAAGATCGTTTCATTCGAGCCAATGGAAGAACGGGAGTTCGACTCCAACTCGGAGGTTCGAGCCTCCAAGGAGGATGTGAAGGCGATTTTGGAACAGTTGAGGAAAGAAGAACGCGAAGCGTTGTATTTGAATGTAGTGGAAGGTTACACAGCACAGGAAATCTCGGAGATGACAGGGTCGCCGCGCGGGTCGATTCTGAGCCTGATTCATCGGGCGAAGAAAAAACTGCATGGTGGACTACTGAGAGGTTATGACAGTGCACTGTGATGAACGAGTAGCAAGGTGGAGACATGACGGAAAACGAAATTGATCGGTGGATAAAGCAGCACTACGCATCGCTGTCCATGAGTGAGGCCAGGATGCAGACCATCCTGAAACGAACCAGCGAAATCAAAGGGACAACCCGACCGTTGAATGTGCTTCCATTTCACCAGCGGGCGTGGTTCTCATATGCGGCAGCAGCATGCATTGCGTTCCTGATTGTATCGGTGGTTGTCATTCAAACGACCCGACGCATGGACGCAGGGCAACCCATGGACATCGCCAATCAGGTCATCGGTCTCTATGCCATGCACCTCGAACCTGACGTCTATTCTGCCGATCTCAGTTCCATCCAGGCAGGACTCAACCACTCCGACTTTTCGATCATTCCGACCAACATGGAACCGATTCAGAACTATCAGGTTCGCGGTGGACGCAGTTGCGGCATGAAGGGTTTGAAAGCTGTGCATGTGGTGCTCGTCAACAAACAGTCCAAGCAGGAGAGCTGTCTCTACGTGCTGCCCGATGTTGAGGAGTTTCAACGCTTTCAGGACGCGCTGGTGGAGGTCGGCAATGAAACCGTGTCTTTTTGGCACGACAATGGTCGTTTTTTTGCACTCTACGATCCCGGCCGCCCATAAATTCACCTGTCTCTTGAGCGCTGCGAATCGGACTCGCTCCTACTTCTCTGCCGCGAGCTGGAAAACACGCACTCCGGGTTGCAGTAAACTTGCAACTTCACCTTTCCACTTGCAACTCGTAGCATCAGTCCCACCACTGAACTGACATCCCCCGAGCTTCGCTTTCAGTTCGCCAGAAGCCAGGAATCCGCTTTGCATAGGTCGCACCATGGCTCAGCGTTGGAAAGTAGTTTGTGAATACGATGGCACGGAATTTTCCGGATGGCAGGTGCAAGACAACGGCACCTCGGTGCAGCAGATCATTGAAACGCGCCTCGCCCACATTTTTGGATTGCCGATCCGCATCCATGGCAGCGGGCGAACAGATGCAGGTGTTCACGCCAGGGGACAGGTCTTCCACTTCGACGCAGATTGGTCCGACGGACCCCACCGCCTGCAGCGCGCCCTGAGCGGCACGTTGCCCCCCAGTATCGTACTGCGTCGGCTGACCCGCGCTTCCGCTGGATTTCACGCACGCTTCAGTGCGACCAGCAAGGTCTACGCCTATCGCTTTTACCTCGGGGAAGCCCCACCCCACCTCACTCGTTTCCACGCCTCACTTCACCCGGGCATCACGCGTCGGCTACATCCAGAGCGCATGCGGGAGGCTCTTCAACTCCTGAAGGGGTGGCATGACTTCGCCGCCTTTGCCGTCAATCGTGGAACCGCTTACCCCCACACCTGGCGCTGCATTCGCGAGGCCACGCTACAGTGCAGTGCAGGTGGACGCATCTGGACGCTGCGCTTTGAGGGCAATGGTTTTCTCTACAAAATGGCGCGCAGCCTCGCCGGGGCATCACTCTCGGTCGCAACAGGTCAGCAGTCGATCACCCAGCTCGAGGCACTGCTTGAGGGAAAGCTCGCACGCAAGGCCCATATCACGACAGCCCCCGCAAAGGGCTTGTCTCTGGAGCAGGTATTCTATACCAAACGGTCCTATCCTTCCCCTCCCCCTCATGCCCCAGAAAACCTTCAGCAAATCGAACTGGATCCGACTTCGTGAAGCCTTGCTCGATTTGCTATTCCCTCGTCAGGATCTATGGAGCCACGAACCTGTGCTCGATTCGGTGACGGGCGGAAAATACCTCTCAGCGACCTCCATCCGCTACCTTCGCTTCATCCATGCCCCAGTTTGCGACACCTGTGGATTTCCACTCTATGGGGTGACTGATGGAAGTGAGGCCTGCCAGCAGTGTCGGCATCTGGCATCGCCTGCATTTGAAAGCAACCGTTCGATGCTCCTGCTCAACCGCCTCGGTCGCCGCATCGTGCACGAACTGAAGTATCATGAGGGACTCTACCTGCTGGAAGATCTCGCATTTCTCGCGCGCAATCATGCCAGCTGGGACTTGAGTGAGCGTGTGAGGGGCCATCAGTTGGTGCCAGTCCCGCTGCACACACTCAAACTACGGGAACGCGGCTACAATCAGAGCCTGTTGCTGGCCAACGTGTTTGCACAAAATCTTGGGGATTCGAACACGTGTGTGCTCGATGCGCTCGTGCGAACCCGCGCCACCCATTCACAGACCCTCATGGATCGTCGCACCCGCATGCGCAATGTGCGCTCAGCATTTGCCATGAGGCCCGACGTTTGCCTCGATCCAAACCGTCCTGTCACGCTCATAGATGATGTCTTCACCACTGGTAGCACAATACACGCCTGCGCGCTCACGCTGCACAAAGCAGGAGTGAAAACCGTTCGTTCCCTCACCCTCGGGCACGGTTGAAGCAACCCCAACATCGCGGCACTGCGACGGGGTAAAAACAGAAAAACCGGCTACCAATCAGCTGCGATTTGCAGCCTTCACCAAGGATGCCTGTCGCGCCTTTGCATTCTTTGACAGATACTCGTCGATGTAGGCAATCGCTTCCTTCTGCGTCTGCTTTACCACTTTGATTCCACAAATGTAAAACCCACCCTGTGGTTGCTTGTAAATCGTATATCCCCGATGATCAATGGTTGTTTCGTTCATACTAACGTCGTTGTGACCTCTATGCTTAACGACAAAAATCGCGAAGACTTAAGCGCCAATACCTATTCTCTGGACCCAACAACAAGTCTCATGGGCAGGAGGGCGGTCAGCTCCTCAGTTTCCCGATGAAACCCGCATGCTCACGCTTTGGAGCATTCATCGATGTGTTTTGAACGGCTTGGTTTTCGCATCTTGATCGGAATCGCGAGGACGCCATACAGCAACACCGCAAGGGGAAAACTGATCACGCGCAATACCATCGCACCTGTGCACTTCCCGATCTTGCCTGGAATCGAGGTGGTCTGCTTTTCGATCTTCTCTTTCTCCGCGATGTGATGCTCCATCAGGTGGATCCACGTCACGGGGTCATACTTGCGCTGGAAGGAGTCGTAATACTCGTGTCCATTCATGCCTTTGCGTGGAAGATCCTCACACTCGATGAACTCCTTCAGCAGGGATTCCACGGATTGCTCTGGTTTCAGGTAAAACCCACAATCGTATTCCTTGACGATGTCGACCACTTCACTCTCCGGATGGCCATACACCATGATCGGCTTCGAGTGTTTGAGGTAGCTAAGCATCTTGCTGGCAAAGCAGATTCCCGGACTCAGCCAGGTTCCCCGATGCGTCATTTCGCTCAACAGACAGGCATGCGCCGCCACAAGTAGTGCCTCATGATCCAAGTCTGACAGCAGGCCCTGGAAGATGATGTTATCCGCACCATTCTCTTTCACGAGGCGGGTCAGATTTTTCTTCTGCGCTCCCTGCCCGCAGATCACCAGCATCAATTCAGATTTTTCAAACGCTGAAACCGCCGGTATCAGATCATCCAGCACCTGCTTGTCTCCCAAATTGCCCGTGTACACGAGCAGTCGACGGGTCGGATACGCATTTCGAAAATGTTCGACACGATCAGGGTCCACCTGACCAGCTGCATGCGCTTTATTGGAAAGAATGATGACATCGTTTCGCATGCCCGCACGCTCCAGGTTTTCCTGCAGGCGTTTTTTCATGCGCGGGCTGATCGTGGACAATGCTTTTGCCCCCATGAATCCAATCTTCTCCAACTGCCGCAACATTGCATGGCCAGCACCAGGCAATCGGGTCGTCTCAAAGGCCGCCCCGATTTCGTCATCCTGCAGGTGAATCGCATAGGAAGCATTCTTGACCTTCGCAAGCAGGCGCAGCACAGGCCCGATGGTGAACGGTGGACTCACCCCAATGTAAAAATCCGCCGGCGGCATGAACATCAGCTGCAGGGTC encodes the following:
- the rnhC gene encoding ribonuclease HIII, producing the protein MSDPKPKTLYTLKLDNAQMDKLQAYLDHHLWAYYEVDHARFAFKGDKVNIVAYQSGKLVIQGKKTEDFVTHVLEPEITKDPRLGYDEVHHPEWFESHAGMDESGKGDLFGPVVVATVIADRPMIEAWIEAGIRDSKSVSSDARILSLEKTIRQTRGVVVETAWANMRKYNELYVKFGNLNKLLAWFHARALEAALDKKRVPWGLLDQFSKQPITKGFLKTHKTFDLRQRTKAESDPVVAAASIVARAQYVRAVRKLEEQAGISIPKGSGSPAKNALIELASKLGPECAPDFVKLHFKTATEAIGALK
- a CDS encoding RNA polymerase sigma factor, which gives rise to MDDQDLLQSGFRYAYSLCNDYHDAEDYVQQAWFKLHRKYGKVETKALLFKTIRNLRMDRLRRDKIVSFEPMEEREFDSNSEVRASKEDVKAILEQLRKEEREALYLNVVEGYTAQEISEMTGSPRGSILSLIHRAKKKLHGGLLRGYDSAL
- the truA gene encoding tRNA pseudouridine(38-40) synthase TruA — translated: MAQRWKVVCEYDGTEFSGWQVQDNGTSVQQIIETRLAHIFGLPIRIHGSGRTDAGVHARGQVFHFDADWSDGPHRLQRALSGTLPPSIVLRRLTRASAGFHARFSATSKVYAYRFYLGEAPPHLTRFHASLHPGITRRLHPERMREALQLLKGWHDFAAFAVNRGTAYPHTWRCIREATLQCSAGGRIWTLRFEGNGFLYKMARSLAGASLSVATGQQSITQLEALLEGKLARKAHITTAPAKGLSLEQVFYTKRSYPSPPPHAPENLQQIELDPTS
- a CDS encoding ComF family protein, which produces MPQKTFSKSNWIRLREALLDLLFPRQDLWSHEPVLDSVTGGKYLSATSIRYLRFIHAPVCDTCGFPLYGVTDGSEACQQCRHLASPAFESNRSMLLLNRLGRRIVHELKYHEGLYLLEDLAFLARNHASWDLSERVRGHQLVPVPLHTLKLRERGYNQSLLLANVFAQNLGDSNTCVLDALVRTRATHSQTLMDRRTRMRNVRSAFAMRPDVCLDPNRPVTLIDDVFTTGSTIHACALTLHKAGVKTVRSLTLGHG
- a CDS encoding glycosyltransferase; the protein is MNFYTLINKWSYAVLAILVYAANVLIHSMLTQAFASANGYMGSAILLFLIYLLSIDFVIPLLTGKSTLEFAPGWKNAMGASLLENVIVYLGVMGFLIVTGDPAVSRSVVGTSFVSSFLILTVAHVFIPRLFYDLSDHDLEEPKPKGKRRVTLWGINYFPEPTGIGPQTTRLAETLVEQGYDVTIVTAFSYYPAWAKDKRDEGRIFRMDSIRGVTVRRCWLYVPRQPTFLKRVVQQISFVVSSTLQLMFMPPADFYIGVSPPFTIGPVLRLLAKVKNASYAIHLQDDEIGAAFETTRLPGAGHAMLRQLEKIGFMGAKALSTISPRMKKRLQENLERAGMRNDVIILSNKAHAAGQVDPDRVEHFRNAYPTRRLLVYTGNLGDKQVLDDLIPAVSAFEKSELMLVICGQGAQKKNLTRLVKENGADNIIFQGLLSDLDHEALLVAAHACLLSEMTHRGTWLSPGICFASKMLSYLKHSKPIMVYGHPESEVVDIVKEYDCGFYLKPEQSVESLLKEFIECEDLPRKGMNGHEYYDSFQRKYDPVTWIHLMEHHIAEKEKIEKQTTSIPGKIGKCTGAMVLRVISFPLAVLLYGVLAIPIKMRKPSRSKHIDECSKA